The genomic DNA TGCGATCTGCTTGCCGTGCCGCAGGCTTCGATCCGCGAAATCGCCCATGAACTTGGTTACTCCACGACAAGTAACTTTGTTAGAAGTTTTCGTCGCATGACCAACATGACTCCCGGACAGTACCGTCGTCGGGAGTTCGATCTCTAAATGCATCGGGCGATCGGGAGCGTTTGAGCGCATCGTCGCTGGTGAAAGTTATGCACCGTCGCCGACGATTCGCGACGCGTATTCACAATATGCACCACTTTTAGTGGACGCGCTGGCCGGGGAGAGCTCCTTCGTCGACGCCGAGCACAAAGACTTCGGCGCCGCCGGGACCAGCGGCGGTGACCATTCCTTCGCTGAGTCCAAACCGCATCTTGCGCGGCTTCAAGTTGGCGACCATCACGACCAATCGGCCAACCAGTTGCTCGGGCGTGTAAGCCGCTTTGATGCCAGCGAAGACGCTGCGAGTCTCGTCGCCGCCCAGGCTGAGGGTCAGGTGCAGCAGCTTGTTTGCCTCAGGCACCTGTTCGGCTTTGATCACGCGAGCGACCCGCAGATCGACTTTGGCGAAGTCGTCGATCGTGATCTCGTCGGCCAGCGGTTCGTCCTTCAGCGGTTGATCGCTGTCGTTCCATTGGTTCGCGGCGGGGGCTTCGGATTCGGTTGCGGCGGATTCGTCTTTGCTCTCGTCGATCATTTTTTGCAGGTCCTTAACTTCGATACGTTTTAACATGTGTTTGAACTTCGCCACCGGAGTTCCCAGCAGCGGCGATTGGCTCTGCTGCCAACCGGTGATCGGATCGCCCAACAGTTCGCCACACTTCTCGGCCAGCGATGGCAAGACGGGCGCCAGGTAGACGCACAGTTGACGGAACAGGTTCAGTCCGACGGTGCAGACGTCGCGCAGTTCGGCTTCCCGCGCGGGATCCTTTTTCATCTCCCACGGCTTGGCGTGTTCGACATATGGATTGGCGCGATCGGCCAGTTCCAAGATCAATCGCATCGCCTTGCTGTAGTCGCACGCTTCGTACGCCGCGGCAATCTCGTCTCCCGCATCGGCCGCCTGTTGGAACAGACCGCCATCGTCGGGATAAGCTTCCGACAGGCCCAGTTGATGCGCGAACTTGGCGACTCGCGACGCAAGGTTGACAACTTTGCCGACCAGATCCGAATTCACCTTCTCAGCAAACTCTTCCAACCCCAGGTCGAGGTCTTCGACGCGCGAGGTCAGCTTCGATGCGTAGAAGTAACGCAGGTAGGTCGGATCAAAATGTTCCAGGTACTTTTCGGCCGAGACCAACGTCCCGACACTCTTGCTCATCTTATGGCCGTCGACCGTCAAGAAGCCATGGATATGAACCTTCGTCGGCAGCGTGAAGCCAGCCGTCTTGAGCATCCCCGGCCAGAAGAGCGTATGGAAATAGGTGATGTCTTTGCCGATGAAGTGGTGGATCTCGGTGTTCGGGTTCTGCCACCAATCCTCCAGCTTTTCGCCGTTGGCGTTGCACCATTGCTGGGTGCTGGCGACGTAGCCGATCGGCGCGTCGAACCAGACGTACCAGTAATTGCCGGGGCTGTCGGGGATCTCGAATCCGAAATAGGGAGCGGGTCGAGAGATGTCCCAGTCGCGAAGGGCATCGCTGAGGAAGTGGCCTAACAAGTAGTTCGCCGTCTCGCTCTGCAACGCTCCCGATTCCTTGACCCACTCGGCTAGGAAGCTGTGCAGTTGTTCCAGTTCGACAAACAGATGGGTCGCTTCGCGCAGCTCCGGTGCCGCACCGCTGAGCGTGCTGACGGGATCGATCAGATCGGCGGGGCTGTAGGTGTGCCCGCAGGCCGAACAATTGTCGCCCGGCTGGTTGGTGGCATTGCACTTGGGGCAGGTGCCACGAACAAACCGATCGGCCAAAAACGTCTGCTCTTGCGGATCGAACAACTGCTGAACCGGACGCTCGACGATCAGGTTGGCATCTCGCATCGCTTGCCAGAACCGACCGCACAGCTGACGATTTTCCTCGCTGTTGGTGCTGCCGTAATGATCGAATTGGACATCGAAGCCGGCGAAGTCGCGTTGGTGCGATTCCTGCATCGCCGCGATCAATTCCTCTTCGCTGCGGCCTTCGCGACGGGCTCGCATCATGATCGCGGTGCCGTGCGTATCGTCGGCACAGACGTAGATGCAGCGGTTGCCGCGAAGCTTCTGGAAACGGGTCCAGATGTCGGTTTGGATGTATTCGACCAAATGCCCGATGTGAATCGGCCCGTTGGCGTACGGCAAGGCGGCGGTGACCAGGATCTGTCGCGTCATTTTAAGTTCAAGTGCAGTTTGCTGGCGAAATGGATGGCGAACAACCATAGAGGCCAGCATTGTAAAGAAAAGCTGCACGACGCGAAGGGCCTGGGGTGAGGTCGCGTGATTTGCGGGGCGATTCCGCTGCAAATCACGCGGTTCCTCGAGTTCTTCCCGGCCGTGGGCCTACAGTTCGGCCTGCTTCTTGATCGCAGCGACCTCGGTTTCCAGTTTGTCCAGCCGATTCAGAATGCGATCGATTTTCTCGTGCATCGTCTTTTGCTCGGCTGCAATCGCTTTAGCGGCGGCTGGCAATCGGACCTGCTGTTGAGCTCGGTTTCGCAGCGTTTGCACCTGTTTTTCGATCCGCTGCTTCGCTTTCATCAGTTCGACAGCGACATCGGCCGGAATTTCCACTCCCGATTCGATGATCGCTTGTTCGATCGATTTCGCCAGTTCCTGACCGGCGGGGGCGAGTTCTTCGAAGTCGAAGTTGAACTCCTTGCCATCGGGACCGATCACCTGGATCTCTCCTTCGACTCCCGCATCCGAAGTGATGCTCTTGCCGATCAACGTGCTGATCGTGACCGGCAACGCGTCGAGTTCCTCCAGGATTCCATCGTTCCCCAGTTTCATAATCTTGCTGAGATTCAAAACGCGGCGACGCTTGATGCCACGACGCGGCGAATCGCCATCGCTCTCTTCGCTCTCTGCCGATTCGGCGCCGGGTAGGTCGCTGACATCGACCTGGCCACCGGGACCGACGTGGATCACTTTGCCGAAGCTGCGAACGACGATCGTCGTCTCGCCATCCTTCGATTCGACCTTCACCTGCGTTCCAGGCTTCCGCGCCTCAACGTCGGCCGATTCGGCCTCCGCATCAGCCAGCGCGTCGGCATCGGAATCAGCTTCGGCGGCAGGTGCCGGAGGAGCGGGAATCGCTGGCGCCGCACCATCATCGGCGTTTGCAGTGGGAAGCGTTGCCGAAAACAGCAAGGCGGCGATCGTCAAAGAGTACATCGATTTCATTTCAATTCTCCCAAGGAAGTTGGATAGCACATTCAATTCGGCAAAGCGTGGTCGCGGTCGGAGCGCAGCGTCCCACCGGGAGACCACGCCGCAAGCGTTGGTTCATTCGAGTTCAGAGGCTGCACCGCAGCTACGGCTTGACGTAACGCAGGTTTGCGTTGTGTGTCGGTACGGCGTATTGCTCGCCGTCGTCGGTGCTGAAGACATAGATCAGCGGCTCTTCTTCGACTTCCCAGCCATCGCTGCGGAGCTTCGATTTGGCTTGGTCGCTGAAGATCGGCTCGCGTTGGGCACCGCGGAACAGTTCGGCAAGCAAGCTTCCCAATTGGCGAGCGGCTTGGTTTTCGGGAGTCTCCGAAAGATCGGCCTCCGCCTCCGGAGGCAGTTCCACAAAGCGTGGATCATGTTTGGGGCTGCCCCCAGGATCAGCGGGACCGCCGTCCTGCTGCAGCGCGATCTGCGAGTTGCCGCCGGTCTGTGGTGGGGCCTGTGCTGGTGCGATCGCTTCTGTCGCTGCCGGTTGCGATTCGGCGAGCTTGTCGTTCATCGCGTCGCCGCGGCCGATCGCTCCCAAAAAGTAGCCGCCGACGGCGACCGCTGCGATCGCCGCCGCTATGGCAAACGTCACACCGTGGGACTTCGCCTGCGGCGGATGCGGGGCGACTTGAGCGGCGGGCGTCGGTTGGCTTTCGGGAAACGAAAACTGAGCCAACGCGTCGCTGATCCGGCGGTGTTCGACCAGCGCCAACGCGGCAGCTCGGTAGCGAGTCGGTTCGATTTCGCAGCGAGCCAGAAAATCGTTCTCCTGGGCAACACTCATTTCACCGGCGGCGAAGCGTTCCAAAGTTTGTTCGTGTTCGGGATTCATGACAGATCCTCTTGGTCGATTCCACGCTGGGTCAACATTTGCCGCAGGCGTTTTTTCGCTTGGGCGACTCGGTATTGAACGACATGCTCGGCGACGCCCAGTCGCTGAGCCAATTGCGGGTAAGTCAATTTCTCGACGAACTTCGCCAGCAGCACGCCGCGGACGTCGGGTTCCATCTCGTGCAACACCTGGCGGACCAGATCGCGTCGTTCCTGGTCCATCAACCAGAAGATCGGATCGTTTGCGGCGGGGCTGTCGGGCGACTGATGGGCGTAGTCTTTGTTCAAACGATCGCGACGCATCGCCGTGCGGTTGGCCAATGCGGACTGCCGGATGGCGATCTTGCACAACCAAGGAGCGAGCGAACTGTCGTCGCGCGGCCGATGATCACTCTTCGCGATCGCCAGCAGAACCTCCGAATAAACATCCTCGACGGCACTCGCTAGCGTGGTCCTCGCCTGGATCACCCGCAGCAGCCAAGGGCGATGCCGGTCCAGCAGTTCGTGGATCTCGTCGGCGATCATGCTCACGCGGTCTACCAGCAACAAAGGTGTGAAATCGGTCGGTTCACAGCGATTATTGCCGTCGCCGACAAACCTCAGACAAGAAATTGAAAAAAAGTTTCCCTTGCCTTTTCGCTTTCCACGTGGCGACAGGTCGATTAGAGGACTCAAACAAAGCCAGTGAGCCCGACTTAGGTGCTCCGATCGCAAGTCGCTCGAAACGTCGTTCCTCCATTGACGTGTCGTCTGT from Rosistilla oblonga includes the following:
- the metG gene encoding methionine--tRNA ligase — encoded protein: MTRQILVTAALPYANGPIHIGHLVEYIQTDIWTRFQKLRGNRCIYVCADDTHGTAIMMRARREGRSEEELIAAMQESHQRDFAGFDVQFDHYGSTNSEENRQLCGRFWQAMRDANLIVERPVQQLFDPQEQTFLADRFVRGTCPKCNATNQPGDNCSACGHTYSPADLIDPVSTLSGAAPELREATHLFVELEQLHSFLAEWVKESGALQSETANYLLGHFLSDALRDWDISRPAPYFGFEIPDSPGNYWYVWFDAPIGYVASTQQWCNANGEKLEDWWQNPNTEIHHFIGKDITYFHTLFWPGMLKTAGFTLPTKVHIHGFLTVDGHKMSKSVGTLVSAEKYLEHFDPTYLRYFYASKLTSRVEDLDLGLEEFAEKVNSDLVGKVVNLASRVAKFAHQLGLSEAYPDDGGLFQQAADAGDEIAAAYEACDYSKAMRLILELADRANPYVEHAKPWEMKKDPAREAELRDVCTVGLNLFRQLCVYLAPVLPSLAEKCGELLGDPITGWQQSQSPLLGTPVAKFKHMLKRIEVKDLQKMIDESKDESAATESEAPAANQWNDSDQPLKDEPLADEITIDDFAKVDLRVARVIKAEQVPEANKLLHLTLSLGGDETRSVFAGIKAAYTPEQLVGRLVVMVANLKPRKMRFGLSEGMVTAAGPGGAEVFVLGVDEGALPGQRVH
- a CDS encoding RNA polymerase sigma factor, coding for MLLVDRVSMIADEIHELLDRHRPWLLRVIQARTTLASAVEDVYSEVLLAIAKSDHRPRDDSSLAPWLCKIAIRQSALANRTAMRRDRLNKDYAHQSPDSPAANDPIFWLMDQERRDLVRQVLHEMEPDVRGVLLAKFVEKLTYPQLAQRLGVAEHVVQYRVAQAKKRLRQMLTQRGIDQEDLS